One genomic segment of Theobroma cacao cultivar B97-61/B2 chromosome 6, Criollo_cocoa_genome_V2, whole genome shotgun sequence includes these proteins:
- the LOC18595201 gene encoding zinc finger CCCH domain-containing protein 5 isoform X2 yields MGEAETALKEEEGGGERENHQMEKSRKEKRKQMKKMKRKQVRKEAAEKEREAEEARLNDPEEQMRIQREEEEERKRREIALKEFEERERVWIEAMEMKRKAQEEEEKEEEEEKRKDLKEDANGEQEEMSDDWEYIEGSPQIIWEGNEITVRKKQVRVPKKDANQKSKEEDADRPTSNPLPPQSEAFADYLNASSAQQVLESVAKEVPNFGTEQDKAHCPFHLKTGACRFGQRCSRVHFYPDKSCTLLMRNMYNGPGLAWEQDEGLEYTDEEVERCYEEFYEDVHTEFLKFGEIVNFKVCKNGAFHLRGNVYVHYKMLESAVLAYHSINGRYFAGKQVKCEFVNLTRWKVAICGEFMKSRLKTCSHGTACNFIHCFRNPGGDYEWADWDKPPPRYWVKKMGALFGYSDEAGFEKQIKQEHSGQARNRSRVIKSDADRHRSRRSKSREMNRLIGGADRSPCIEDDVEESSHSQRGKNNDRKQTKSLDGRSYRESKSLKWDQNREKNHDTSSDGGYSDSKRGKKIDRKRAKTLDGRSDRQRSLTWDQNSEEIHDTSS; encoded by the exons ATGGGTGAAGCCGAAACAGCTCTAAAAGAAGAGGAAGGAGGAGGGGAAAGAGAGAATCATCAGATGGAGAAAAGCAGGAAGGAGAAGAGGAAAcaaatgaagaagatgaagaggAAGCAGGTGAGGAAGGAGGCAGCGGAGAAGGAGAGGGAGGCGGAAGAGGCAAGGCTCAACGACCCTGAGGAGCAGATGAGGATTCAGAGAGAGGAAGAGgaggagagaaagaggagagaGATAGCGTTGAAGGAGTTCGAGGAGAGGGAGAGAGTGTGGATCGAGGCTATGGAGATGAAGAGGAAAGCTCAAGAAGAGGAGGaaaaggaggaggaggaggagaaaAGGAAGGATCTAAAGGAGGATGCCAACGGAGAACAG GAAGAGATGAGTGATGATTGGGAATATATAGAAGGGTCACCTCAAATTATCTGGGAAGGAAATGAGATCACTGTCAGGAAGAAGCAAGTTAGGGTTCCAAAGAAAGATGCAAATCAAAAGAGTAAAGAAGAG GATGCTGATAGGCCTACATCAAATCCGCTTCCTCCACAATCTGAAGCTTTTGCTGACTACCTGAATGCTTCTTCAGCACAACAGGTGTTAGAGAGTGTAGCTAAAGAAGTACCTAACTTTGGAACAGAACAG GATAAAGCTCATTGTCCTTTCCACTTAAAGACTGGAGCATGTCGATTTGGTCAGCGTTGCAGTAGAGTTCATTTTTACCCTGATAAATCATGCACGCTACTTATGAGGAACATGTATAATGGTCCTGGCCTTGCTTGGGAGCAAGATGAGGGACTTGAG TATACGGATGAAGAGGTTGAACGGTGTTATGAAGAATTTTATGAAGATGTGCATACAGAGTTCTTAAAATTTGGGGAAATTGTGAATTTCAAG GTGTGTAAAAATGGTGCATTCCACTTGAGGGGAAATGTGTATGTACATTATAAGATGTTAGAATCAGCCGTCCTTGCTTATCACTCTATCAATGGGCGATACTTTGCTGGCAAACAG GTAAAATGTGAGTTTGTCAACCTTACCAGATGGAAGGTTGCCATTTGTGGGGAATTTATGAAGTCAAGACTCAAG ACGTGTTCTCATGGAACTGCCTGCAATTTTATACACTGTTTCCGCAACCCTGGTGGAGACTATGAATGGGCAGATTGGGACAAACCACCCCCAAGATATTGGGTGAAAAAGATGGGTGCTTTATTTGGATATTCGGATGAAGCTGGTTTTGAGAAACAGATAAAGCAAGAGCATTCAGGGCAGGCAAGGAACCGTAGCCGGGTGATAAAATCAGATGCTGACAG GCACCGCTCAAGAAGATCAAAATCCAGGGAGATGAATCGTTTGATTGGTGGTGCTGATAGAAGCCCTTGCATcgaagatgatgttgaagagAGTAGTCATAGTCAAAGGGGCAAGAATAATGATAGAAAGCAAACAAAAAGTTTAGATGGAAGATCATATAGAGAGAGCAAAAGTTTAAAATGGGATCAAAACAGAGAGAAAAACCATGATACCAGTTCTGATGGAGGTTACTCAGACAGCAAAAGGGGCAAGAAAATTGACAGAAAACGAGCCAAAACTTTAGATGGAAGATCAGACAGACAGAGAAGTTTAACATGGGATCAAAACAGTGAGGAAATCCATGATACCAGTTCTTGA
- the LOC18595202 gene encoding DExH-box ATP-dependent RNA helicase DExH9, whose product MGSLKRKSEGEEASSESLPQKQHKGDGSVMADEAVGCVHEVSYPDGYVPSTSSTVPADSKPAKEFPFTLDPFQSEAIKCLDNGQSVMVSAHTSAGKTVVALYAIAMSLRNNQRVIYTSPIKALSNQKYREFKEEFSDVGLMTGDVTIDPNASCLVMTTEIWRSMQYKGSEVVREVAWIVFDEVHYMRDRERGVVWEESIVMAPKNSRFVFLSATVPNAKEFADWVAKVHKQPCHIVYTDYRPTPLQHYIFPAGGDGLFLVVDEKGKFREDSFQKALNALVPTSESNKKRDNGKSQKGLVMGKVSEQSDIFKLVKMIIQRQYDPVIIFSFSKRECEFLAMQMAKMDLNDDDEKGNIETIFWSAMDMLSDDDKKLPQVSNMLPLLKRGIGVHHSGLLPILKEVIEILFQEGLIKCLFATETFSIGLNMPAKTVVFTNVRKFDGDKFRWISSGEYIQMSGRAGRRGIDARGICILMVDERMEPSTAKTMLKGNADSLNSAFHLSYNMLLNQLCCEDADPESMLRNSFYQFQADRAIPDLEKQIKALEEERDSMIIEEEDSLKNYYNLIRQYKSLKNDVRDIVFSPKYCLPYMKSGRPVCIQCIDDEKSPSFSIEDQVTWGVLMDFHRVKSVVEDDASRRPEDASYGLDILTRCAVSKDGLGKKKIKIVPLKEPGEPLVVSVPLSQVISLSSARLNIPKDLLPLEARENALKKLLEFISRYANGMPLEPEEMNIQSNSYKKAVRRLEALENLFEKHEIAKSPLIEQKLKVLNGKEELTAKIRSIKKTMRSSTALAFKDELKARKRVLRRLGYITSDDVVELKGKVACEISSADELTLTELMFSGIFKDVKAEEMVSLLSCLVWQEKLQDAAKPREELELLFTQLQDTARRIAKVQLECKVQIDVESFVSSFRPDIMEAVYAWAKGSKFYEIMEITQVFEGSLIRAIRRLEEVLQQLISAAKSIGETELESKFEEAVSKIKRDIVFAASLYL is encoded by the exons ATGGGGTCGTTGAAGAGGAAGTCGGAAGGAGAGGAGGCATCCTCGGAGTCTCTGCCGCAGAAACAACACAAGGGAGATGGCTCAGTCATGGCGGACGAAGCCGTGGGGTGTGTACATGAAGTTTCATACCCAGATGGTTATGTTCCTTCAACTTCCTCTACAGTTCCAGCTGACTCTAAACCCGCCAAGGAATTTCCTTTTACTCTCGACCCTTTTCAGTCTGAAGCTATCAAGTGCCTCGATAATGGCCAATCTGTCATG GTGTCAGCGCATACATCAGCCGGGAAAACTGTAGTAGCGTTGTATGCAATTGCTATGTCTTTGCGGAATAACCAGCGGGTTATATATACTTCACCTATTAAGGCTCTCAGCAACCAAAAGTATAGAGAGTTTAAAGAAGAGTTTTCCGATGTCGGTTTGATGACTGGAGACGTTACAATTGACCCTAATGCTTCTTGCTTG GTGATGACCACCGAAATCTGGCGTAGTATGCAGTATAAAGGGTCGGAGGTTGTTCGGGAGGTGGCATGgattgtttttgatgaagTGCACTACATGCGTGATCGTGAAAGAGGTGTTGTGTGGGAAGAGAGTATTGTTATGGCACCAAAGAACTCTCGGTTTGTATTTCTTTCAGCAACTGTGCCTAATGCAAAGGAATTTGCTGATTGGGTGGCAAAG GTTCACAAGCAACCATGCCACATTGTTTACACTGATTATCGACCAACACCTCTTCAGCATTATATTTTCCCTGCTGGAGGTGATGGTCTATTTTTGGTGGTagatgagaaaggaaaatttcGTGAGGATAGCTTTCAGAAAGCTTTAAATGCTCTAGTTCCTACAAGtgaaagtaacaagaaaagaGATAATGGTAAATCACAGAAGGGGTTAGTGATGGGAAAAGTTAGTGAACAAAGTGACATCTTCAAGTTGGTGAAAATGATCATTCAGCGACAGTATGACCCTGTGATAATTTTCAGCTTTAGCAAAAGGGAATGTGAATTTCTTGCAATGCAG ATGGCAAAGATGGATttaaatgatgatgatgagaaaGGAAACATAGAAACAATCTTTTGGAGTGCCATGGATATGCTTTCCGATGATGATAAGAAGTTACCTCAG GTATCAAACATGTTACCCCTTTTGAAACGGGGAATAGGTGTGCATCATTCCGGCTTGCTTCCCATTCTAAAGGAAGTGATTGAGATATTATTTCAGGAAGGGCTGATTAAG TGTTTGTTTGCCACAGAGACCTTCAGTATTGGGTTAAACATGCCTGCTAAAACTGTTGTGTTTACAAATGTTCGTAAATTTGATGGGGACAAGTTTAGATGGATATCTAGTGGAGAGTACATACAAATGAGTGGCCGTGCTGGTCGTCGAGGTATTGATGCACGCGGAATATGCATTCTTATGGTGGATGAAAGGATGGAACCATCTACTGCTAAAACAATGCTCAAGGGAAATGCTGATAGTTTGAACAG TGCCTTCCACCTAAGCTACAATATGCTATTGAATCAATTGTGCTGTGAAGACGCTGATCCTGAAAGTATGCTTCGTAATTCGTTCTATCAGTTTCAAGCCGATCGTGCAATTCCTGACCTTGAG AAACAAATAAAGGCTCTGGAAGAAGAGAGGGATTCCATGAtaattgaagaagaagatagtTTGAAGAATTATTACAATCTGATTCGGCAAtacaaaagtttgaaaaatgatgttCGTGATATCGTGTTTTCTCCAAAGTATTGCTTACCCTATATGAAATCTGGCAGGCCAGTATGTATACAATGCATTGATGATGAAAAGTCTCCATCTTTCTCCATTGAGGACCAAGTTACCTGGGGTGTTTTAATGGACTTCCATAGAGTAAAAAGTGTTGTTGAAG ATGATGCCAGTAGAAGACCAGAAGATGCAAGCTATGGCCTTGATATTCTTACAAGATGTGCTGTGAGCAAAGATGGtcttggaaagaaaaaaattaagattgtCCCTTTGAAAGAGCCTGGGGAACCTCTTGTTGTTTCTGTGCCTCTCTCTCAG GTTATCAGTCTAAGTAGTGCACGCTTGAACATACCCAAAGATCTTCTGCCGTTAGAAGCTCGCGAGAATGCCTTGAAgaagcttttagaatttatttctAGATATGCTAATGGGATGCCCTTGGAACCCGAAGAGATGAAT ATACAAAGTAACTCATACAAAAAGGCAGTCCGTAGGTTGGAGGCATTAGAGAACCTGTttgaaaaacatgaaattgcAAAATCCCCACTTATTGAGCAAAAGCTTAAAGTTCTGAACGGAAAGGAAGAATTGACAGCCAAGATCAGATCAATTAAGAAAACAATGCGTTCTTCCACAGCATTGGCTTTTAAAGATGAGCTTAAGGCCAGGAAACGGGTTCTAAGGAGGCTAGG ATACATTACGAGTGATGATGTTGTTGAGTTGAAGGGCAAGGTTGCTTGTGAGATCAGTAGTGCTGATGAGTTGACTCTAACAGAGCTAATGTTCAGTGGGATTTTTAAGGATGTAAAGGCAGAAGAAATGGTGTCTCTGCTCTCTTGTCTTGTTTGGCAGGAGAAGCTTCAAGATGCTGCAAAGCCCAGGGAAGAACTTGAGTTGCTCTTTACACAACTACAAGATACAGCACGGAGGATTGCCAAAGTTCAACTTGAGTGCAAG GTCCAAATTGATGTGGAAAGCTTTGTAAGTTCATTTCGACCAGATATTATGGAAGCTGTATATGCCTGGGCAAAAGGATCCAAGTTCTATGAGATTATGGAAATTACTCAGGTCTTTGAGGGCAGCTTAATCAGAGCCATCAGAAGACTTGAAGAAGTTCTTCAGCAGCTTATTTCAGCAGCCAAGTCAATTGGAGAGACAGAGCTCGAGTCAAAATTCGAAGAGGCTGTCTCTAAGATTAAAAGAGACATAGTATTTGCAGCATCTCTATACTTGTAG
- the LOC18595204 gene encoding BAG family molecular chaperone regulator 1 → MMNSKVKGVCSMPDKKPVGGASEGSVNPKEWEVTPGGMLVQKRNSSSNQSSVPIPTIRVRVKHGSTYHEIRVSSQASFGELKKMLADHTGLHPLDQKLIYRKKERDSKAFLDVARVKDGSKMVLVEDIASKERRCLEMLKIAKMEKSSKSLLQIGLEVDNYAEQVKALETTVARGSKVQQMDVDHLTGLLMTSLVKLDELAVIGDLKSQKTMLERKLQKQVETLDAMKLQNTMPRSKGDKIPVKQHEHSIGKGPIATQKEQTQEKQKSLIAQMPMLQQTQRHSEQSVVFTTKWETFD, encoded by the exons atgatgaattcaaAGGTTAAAGGGGTGTGTTCAATGCCTGACAAGAAACCTGTTGGCGGTGCCAGTGAAGGCAGTGTGAATCCTAAGGAGTGGGAAGTTACGCCAGGAGGAATGTTGGTTCAGAAGCGGAATTCGAGTTCCAATCAGAGTTCTGTTCCAATTCCCACCATTAGAGTCAGAGTGAAACATGGCTCTACGTATCATGAAATTCGTGTTAGTTCTCAAGCAAGCTTTG GGGAATTGAAGAAGATGCTGGCAGATCATACTGGATTGCATCCCTTGGATCAGAAGCTGATATACagaaaaaaggagagagatTCAAAGGCATTTTTAGATGTTGCAAGAGTGAAAGATGGATCAAAAATGGTGTTGGTTGAAGACATTGCAAGCAAAGAGAGAAGGTGTCTTGAGATGCTAAAAATTGCTAAGATGGAAAAGTCTTCCAAATCTTTATTGCAAATTGGCTTGGAAGTAGACAACTATGCTGAGCAG GTTAAAGCTTTGGAGACAACAGTTGCTAGAGGCAGCAAAGTTCAGCAGATGGATGTGGATCATTTAACTGGACTCTTGATGACAAGTTTAGTTAAATTGGATGAACTGGCTGTCATTGGAGACTTGAAATCCCAAAAGACAATGCTA GAAAGGAAATTGCAAAAGCAGGTTGAAACTCTTGATGCCATGAAGTTGCAGAACACAATGCCAAGAAGCAAAGGAGACAAAATCCCAGTGAAGCAACATGAGCATTCAATAGGGAAAGGGCCTATAGCAACACAAAAGGAGCAAACACAAGAGAAGCAGAAGAGTTTAATAGCGCAAATGCCTATGCTGCAGCAAACACAAAGGCACTCTGAACAGTCAGTTGTCTTCACAACAAAATGGGAAACTTTTGACTAA
- the LOC18595203 gene encoding lysophospholipid acyltransferase 1: MELDMGTMAASIGVSVPVLRFLLCFVATIPVSFSWRLVPGRLAKHVYSAFSGALLSYLSFGFSSNLHFLVPMVLGYAAMVLYRPKCGVITFFLGFGYLIGCHVYYMSGDAWKEGGIDATGALMVLTLKVISCAINYNDGLLKEEGLREAQKKNRLIKLPSLIEYFGYCLCCGSHFAGPVYEMKDYLDWTEGKGIWAHSDKRSPSPYGATFRALVQASICMAFYLYLVPYHPLTRFTEPIYQEWGLWRKLSYQYMSGFTARWKYYFIWSISEASIIISGLGFSGWTESSPPKPKWDRAKNVDILGVELAKSSVVLPLVWNIQVSTWLRHYVYERLITKGRKPGFFQLLATQTVSAVWHGLYPGYIIFFVQSALMIAGSRVIYRWEQATNMALVKKAFVFMNFAYTLLVLNYSAVGFMVLSMHETLASYSSVYYIGTILPIALILLGYIIPAKPARSKARKEQ; encoded by the exons ATGGAACTCGACATGGGAACCATGGCGGCATCCATCGGGGTATCGGTGCCGGTGCTTCGGTTTCTTCTATGTTTCGTGGCGACGATACCGGTGAGTTTTTCATGGCGACTTGTTCCGGGTCGACTAGCTAAACACGTTTACTCCGCGTTTTCAGGAGCGTTGCTTTCCTATCTGTCATTTGGGTTCTCTTCGAATCTGCATTTCTTGGTGCCCATGGTGTTGGGTTATGCTGCAATGGTTCTTTATCGGCCCAAGTGTGGGGTTATCACATTTTTCTTGGGTTTTGGTTATTTGATTGGCTG CCATGTATATTACATGAGCGGGGATGCATGGAAAGAAGGAGGCATTGATGCGACTG GAGCCTTGATGGTCTTGACACTGAAAGTCATTTCATGTGCAATAAATTACAATGATGGGTTGTTGAAAGAGGAAGGGTTACGTGAGGCTCAGAAGAAAAATCGGTTGATTAAGTTGCCTTCATTGATTGAGTATTTTGGGTACTGCCTCTGCTGTGGCAGTCACTTTGCTGGTCCAGTTTACGAGATGAAGGACTACCTTGATTGGACTGAAGGGAAGGGG ATATGGGCTCATTCAGATAAAAGATCTCCATCACCTTATGGGGCGACTTTCCGAGCACTTGTCCAAGCTTCTATTTGCATGGCATTTTATCTGTACCTTGTACCGTATCATCCCTTGACACGTTTTACTGAACCCATATACCAAGAATGGGGATTATGGAGGAAGTTGAGTTACCAGTATATGTCTGGCTTTACAGCACGTTGGAAATATTATTTCATCTGGTCAATTTCGGAGGCCTCTATTATTATCTCTGGCCTTGGTTTCAGTGGATGGACAGAATCTTCACCACCGAAACCGAAGTGGGATCGTGCAAAGAATGTTGACATCCTAGGGGTTGAGCTGGCAAAGAGTTCTGTTGTGTTACCACTTGTGTGGAACATACAAGTCAGCACCTGGCTTCGTCATT ATGTTTATGAGAGACTTATTACGAAGGGGAGGAAACCTGGGTTTTTCCAGTTGCTGGCCACACAGACTGTCAGTGCTGTTTGGCAT GGATTGTATCCTGGGTACATCATATTCTTTGTTCAGTCAGCTTTGATGATTGCTGGTTCAAGAG TTATTTACCGATGGGAGCAAGCTACTAATATGGCTCTTGTGAAAAAAGCATTTGTCTTCATGAACTTTGCTTACACACTCTTGGTTCTGAACTACTCCGCTGTTGGTTTTATG GTATTAAGCATGCATGAGACACTTGCCTCATACAGTAGTGTGTACTATATCGGAACCATCCTTCCCATAGCATTGATTCTTCTTGGTTACATTATACCCGCAAAGCCTGCCAGATCTAAAGCTCGTAAAGAGCAGTGA
- the LOC108662616 gene encoding splicing factor U2af large subunit B-like translates to MGKKNDRKRAKTLDGRSGRQRSLKWDENSEQIHYTSSDGGYSHSKRGKKNERKKAKILDGRSDRHRSLKWDQYRERTLDTSSDEGYSERDIDAARDADEVTHHCHAKEHSKHQSESLEYLADNRSFKNRDYEDTENSPAQTKKRTRHRSSKGG, encoded by the coding sequence ATGGGCAAGAAAAATGACAGAAAACGAGCAAAAACTTTGGATGGAAGATCAGGCAGACAAAGAAGTTTAAAATGGGATGAAAACAGTGAGCAAATACATTATACCAGTTCTGATGGAGGTTACTCACACAGCAAAAGGGgcaagaaaaatgaaagaaaaaaagcaaaaatctTAGATGGAAGATCAGACAGACACAGAAGTTTAAAATGGGATCAATACAGAGAGAGAACTCTTGATACAAGTTCTGATGAAGGTTATTCAGAGAGGGACATTGATGCAGCTAGAGATGCTGATGAAGTTACACACCATTGTCATGCAAAGGAACATTCAAAACACCAGAGTGAATCATTGGAATACTTGGCTGACAATAGGAGCTTCAAGAACAGAGACTATGAAGACACAGAAAATTCCCCTGCTCAGACCAAGAAAAGGACTAGGCATAGGAGTAGCAAAGGGGGATAA
- the LOC18595201 gene encoding zinc finger CCCH domain-containing protein 5 isoform X1: protein MGEAETALKEEEGGGERENHQMEKSRKEKRKQMKKMKRKQVRKEAAEKEREAEEARLNDPEEQMRIQREEEEERKRREIALKEFEERERVWIEAMEMKRKAQEEEEKEEEEEKRKDLKEDANGEQEEMSDDWEYIEGSPQIIWEGNEITVRKKQVRVPKKDANQKSKEEDFVPQDADRPTSNPLPPQSEAFADYLNASSAQQVLESVAKEVPNFGTEQDKAHCPFHLKTGACRFGQRCSRVHFYPDKSCTLLMRNMYNGPGLAWEQDEGLEYTDEEVERCYEEFYEDVHTEFLKFGEIVNFKVCKNGAFHLRGNVYVHYKMLESAVLAYHSINGRYFAGKQVKCEFVNLTRWKVAICGEFMKSRLKTCSHGTACNFIHCFRNPGGDYEWADWDKPPPRYWVKKMGALFGYSDEAGFEKQIKQEHSGQARNRSRVIKSDADRHRSRRSKSREMNRLIGGADRSPCIEDDVEESSHSQRGKNNDRKQTKSLDGRSYRESKSLKWDQNREKNHDTSSDGGYSDSKRGKKIDRKRAKTLDGRSDRQRSLTWDQNSEEIHDTSS from the exons ATGGGTGAAGCCGAAACAGCTCTAAAAGAAGAGGAAGGAGGAGGGGAAAGAGAGAATCATCAGATGGAGAAAAGCAGGAAGGAGAAGAGGAAAcaaatgaagaagatgaagaggAAGCAGGTGAGGAAGGAGGCAGCGGAGAAGGAGAGGGAGGCGGAAGAGGCAAGGCTCAACGACCCTGAGGAGCAGATGAGGATTCAGAGAGAGGAAGAGgaggagagaaagaggagagaGATAGCGTTGAAGGAGTTCGAGGAGAGGGAGAGAGTGTGGATCGAGGCTATGGAGATGAAGAGGAAAGCTCAAGAAGAGGAGGaaaaggaggaggaggaggagaaaAGGAAGGATCTAAAGGAGGATGCCAACGGAGAACAG GAAGAGATGAGTGATGATTGGGAATATATAGAAGGGTCACCTCAAATTATCTGGGAAGGAAATGAGATCACTGTCAGGAAGAAGCAAGTTAGGGTTCCAAAGAAAGATGCAAATCAAAAGAGTAAAGAAGAG GATTTTGTTCCACAGGATGCTGATAGGCCTACATCAAATCCGCTTCCTCCACAATCTGAAGCTTTTGCTGACTACCTGAATGCTTCTTCAGCACAACAGGTGTTAGAGAGTGTAGCTAAAGAAGTACCTAACTTTGGAACAGAACAG GATAAAGCTCATTGTCCTTTCCACTTAAAGACTGGAGCATGTCGATTTGGTCAGCGTTGCAGTAGAGTTCATTTTTACCCTGATAAATCATGCACGCTACTTATGAGGAACATGTATAATGGTCCTGGCCTTGCTTGGGAGCAAGATGAGGGACTTGAG TATACGGATGAAGAGGTTGAACGGTGTTATGAAGAATTTTATGAAGATGTGCATACAGAGTTCTTAAAATTTGGGGAAATTGTGAATTTCAAG GTGTGTAAAAATGGTGCATTCCACTTGAGGGGAAATGTGTATGTACATTATAAGATGTTAGAATCAGCCGTCCTTGCTTATCACTCTATCAATGGGCGATACTTTGCTGGCAAACAG GTAAAATGTGAGTTTGTCAACCTTACCAGATGGAAGGTTGCCATTTGTGGGGAATTTATGAAGTCAAGACTCAAG ACGTGTTCTCATGGAACTGCCTGCAATTTTATACACTGTTTCCGCAACCCTGGTGGAGACTATGAATGGGCAGATTGGGACAAACCACCCCCAAGATATTGGGTGAAAAAGATGGGTGCTTTATTTGGATATTCGGATGAAGCTGGTTTTGAGAAACAGATAAAGCAAGAGCATTCAGGGCAGGCAAGGAACCGTAGCCGGGTGATAAAATCAGATGCTGACAG GCACCGCTCAAGAAGATCAAAATCCAGGGAGATGAATCGTTTGATTGGTGGTGCTGATAGAAGCCCTTGCATcgaagatgatgttgaagagAGTAGTCATAGTCAAAGGGGCAAGAATAATGATAGAAAGCAAACAAAAAGTTTAGATGGAAGATCATATAGAGAGAGCAAAAGTTTAAAATGGGATCAAAACAGAGAGAAAAACCATGATACCAGTTCTGATGGAGGTTACTCAGACAGCAAAAGGGGCAAGAAAATTGACAGAAAACGAGCCAAAACTTTAGATGGAAGATCAGACAGACAGAGAAGTTTAACATGGGATCAAAACAGTGAGGAAATCCATGATACCAGTTCTTGA